The following coding sequences are from one Ooceraea biroi isolate clonal line C1 chromosome 5, Obir_v5.4, whole genome shotgun sequence window:
- the LOC109611549 gene encoding protein PET100 homolog, mitochondrial, whose translation MGWVFEVAKMFMYISFPVGIFHYYHHPMIFEKLMIEEKKKYFPPTSRKRNAEVEDFINKYNYDIKRKQLEAMEMQERGKY comes from the coding sequence ATGGGTTGGGTATTCGAAGTAGCTAAAATGTTTATGTACATATCGTTTCCTGTgggaatatttcattattatcatcatccAATGATCTTTGAGAAACTAATGatagaggaaaagaaaaagtattttcCTCCTACGAGTAGGAAGCGGAATGCAGAAGTGGAAGATTtcattaacaaatataattatgatatcaaACGGAAACAACTGGAAGCGATGGAGATGCAGGAAAGAGGCaaatattga
- the LOC105287566 gene encoding pre-mRNA 3'-end-processing factor FIP1, which produces MADENEDQWLYGDSADAKEYTPVSTQADVQHDDSTPGKTQEKAQPQEEQGSAEVPSETPSEVQDDAGSPVGGGEESLQNNMQEEANADANKNGTREASSQEDGEAPSDSDSDDDVHVVIGDIKSTPAYGSLNIKRGGLLTSASGVPDKLNKQPGKFSIDEFETIGVINGIPAHEFNLDQLEDKPWRQPGADITDYFNYGFNEETWRAYCERQKRMRSESGVGLILNAGGGGGNPGGMRVPQVAITNDNSKYSGIMGPKRAGPPPGRKMAGTIDVIGSSGLASRRNLDKSPPKGNVIQVMTADRREYSRKPGFPDMSVPPPGAGMPPFDMPPPGYTGEPTPFYMPEADPYYHSYEPTQDNQWGNDPTWQPTNLAIPMTEDEDDKDAGPKTIPTMVPPTSIPPLMQSRDPRDGRDRERDRDRDRDREMDSMSRDRDRDKDRDRDRDREKDSMMRDRDRDRDSMTRDEDRERDRSRSQYRHKDRHRHRSRSRSRRHKSRSRSPSRRKKKSRRSDRERSKEESE; this is translated from the exons ATGGCGGACGAGAACGAGGATCAGTGgttgtacggggactcggcggACGCGAAGGAGTACACGCCGGTGAGCACACAAGCGGACGTTCAGCATGATGATTCAACGCCCGGTAAGACTCAGGAAAAGGCCCAGCCTCAGGAGGAACAAGGTTCCGCAGAGGTTCCCAGCGAGACCCCGTCTGAG GTGCAGGATGATGCTGGCTCCCCTGTTGGCGGTGGCGAGGAATCCTTGCAAAATAATATGCAAGAAGAGGCCAATGCGGATGCGAATAAAAATGGAACGAGGGAAGCCTCGAGCCAAGAGGACGGCGAGGCGCCGAGCGACTCCGATTCGGACGACGACGTGCATGTCGTCATCGGGGACATCAAGTCGACGCCGGCGTATGGCAGCCTGAATATCAAGAGAGGAGGATTGTTAACTAGTGCATCCGGTGTGCCGGATAAGCTCAACAAGCAGCCTGGGAAGTTCAGTATAGATGAATTCGAGACCATCGGAGTCATCAATGGAATACCGGCTCATGAGTTCAACCTCGATCAACTGGAGGATAAGCCGTGGCGGCAGCCTGGCGCGGACATTACAGACTACTTTAACTACGGCTTTAACGAGGAGACGTGGAGGGCGTACTGCGAGCGTCAAAAGCGAATGCGTAGTGAGTCCGGTGTGGGATTGATCCTAAACGcgggcggcggtggtggcaaTCCAGGCGGCATGCGAGTGCCCCAAGTAGCGATAACCAATGACAATAGCAAGTACTCGGGTATTATGGGTCCCAAGAGAGCCGGCCCACCTCCGGGACGGAAAATGGCAGGAACTATAGATGTTATCGGCAGTTCCGGTTTGGCCTCTAGGCGGAATCTCGATAAATCTCCACCGAAGGGTAACGTTATACAGGTGATGACTGCCGATAGGAGGGAATATTCGAGGAAACCCGGTTTCCCCGACATGAGCGTGCCACCACCCGGAGCGGGCATGCCGCCGTTCGACATGCCGCCGCCGGGATACACTGGAGAACCTACGCCGTTCTACATGCCGGAAGCAGACCCCTATTATCACAGCTACGAGCCTACACAGGATAATCAATGGGGCAATGATCCG ACATGGCAGCCGACGAATCTAGCGATCCCGATGACCGAGGACGAGGATGATAAGGACGCGGGACCCAAGACGATACCCACGATGGTCCCACCAACGTCCATTCCTCCACTGATGCAGTCGCGTGATCCACGCGACGGCAGAGATCGCGAGCGAGACAGAGACAGGGATCGGGACCGAGAAATGGATTCTATGagcagagacagagacagggATAAGGACAGGGATCGTGATCGTGACAGGGAGAAGGATTCCATGATGAGGGACCGCGATCGAGATAGGGATTCGATGACTAGGGATGAGGACCGGgagcgcgatcgatcgagatCGCAATATCGGCATAAAGATCG GCATCGGCATCGTTCGAGATCCCGATCTCGCAGGCACAAATCGAGATCCAGGAGCCCAAGCCGACGCAAGAAGAAATCAAGACGCTCAGATAGGGAACGCTCTAAAGAGGAGAGTGAATAA
- the LOC105287560 gene encoding activated RNA polymerase II transcriptional coactivator p15 — MPKSKAYVSDSDDSSEEEVKHTKKKQKKEKETEEKAVSSKTTKSENEDTIWDLGNNRQVNVRNFKGKYYVDIREMYFDKDGDLKPGKKGICLTMQQWRKFMEVVEEVDTVAKAKC, encoded by the exons ATGCCGAAATCGAAGGCTTACGTATCCGACAGCGACGATAGCAGCGAAGAG GAAGTGAAACATACCAAGAAGAagcaaaagaaggaaaaggagacGGAAGAGAAGGCGGTGTCCAGTAAAACGACGAAATCGGAGAATGAGGATACCATTTGGGACTTGGGCAATAATCGTCAAGTAAATGTGAGGAACTTCAAGGGCAAATATTACGTGGATATTCGTGAGATGTACTTCGACAAGGATGGCGATTTGAAACCTGGCAAAAAAG GAATCTGCTTAACCATGCAACAGTGGCGGAAGTTCATGGAGGTTGTGGAGGAAGTCGATACAGTGGCGAAGGCAAAGTGTTAG
- the LOC105287564 gene encoding uncharacterized protein LOC105287564, giving the protein MEALLPSEVARLVLGYLEDQKCTEAAKMFLETSPHLQECRMVLSLGKRFSTKVSGVTLMDIIEKFSAISTMIQERLNKATDCEQLKHCGDLIEQLKFLVEEPRGQRFVVNINVPSQSSTQTSNGSPIIASSMRKRRHSNSERMKRAVSKSQSSGSQQSNIMSPPSCHNLETTPLESLPGNNDPLKQLECNIDAVEKTDDNVAQESYKPCNSENNSGANNAAVRNGSSSARMSLDDVLSVPSCEVDVDDKRKEECCVPSTTPKQYTAATSTEELLTFSSTEVQTIPYEIPESESESNDEPIENLSILTKEILNRTDLQECIAENINKAIIPTELSLRDENLNESLGIEGNTSIMAELNNAIKSIVEATESDPVFEKFLNDIIGPHETDTSPEEDGEGKLSPKSLTEVQEKQPEPGLSNINSPEPMTADVRVPTESGSTPDVPLKHRLRSSSRQQYNRIEDEIDKAKDQEREQIALEDQNAAAVLSIINANIINAPDGDKKILEGAKEPTVTNNDNGQENNVQVTVPAPTKNDASLKPLEPPDAKSTDNVALSASSNVVEPKARKSTVKRPRPRKPKHDSATSGNEQAPMTEHEIMAMPTLIVCSKDEVNNLLINHTSASTSRFIPIAPKDPHRIQKSVETLYLKTVNVAHKMPIVRTLPPLTEETSASAGHAQLQNARMSKPLKTAQEIDTSSLFRPPLFTNSSAQKQKTPMKDRQSYNIPIATRSPAPKLMGGWDKCNGVGVIIGDVSPHGSTSASCSSSDDKIIQPSRTLAASWDADLRKSIELNKQEPTETKRSAKRKLCSKEKTEGLHKKVKYNSRSTKNRNGRKTCEANKEPISSTHDTNINNPEENPRVSMKITVKRSQCLADLPVKPAAESRNSEQNARNIIKAVYFAANKSEKISESSSISEKSVKVTDNTIINTNASKSAVEKKPVKKYAQLKTITTNLRKKSDSEKNTRNIVEDITQTSEISRILSTDNTQHMLQLPDMINLETPRKLDNTSGPPPTPRVLSPGSNVITPFIKAFSEDSNRIRSFIATPEFPITPCIAISPKEETTRDILKRGEYSSPYYKPESEQAQNCEKVPKSKTDDPQESPIISSSHIQLQSTHNALASCNAYQTSTSKLEITQFEVIKENLPKEEAIRELKIASTPKDSASATEVNTPTDIDHHMDLIQINESKSVNEHREMIDDNYAADSHNDSHNDSVNDGTVDSNSSSSSDSSSSSSSSSSSSSSSSSSSSSKTSVSCSPNGKYNDKAPSKASVDTSSDCAEKSVDALKNANVGANDATAIAPSDAYCKNNDAVFVIKRDSSSRKVFAIAKTDDEIGATLKETPVKDEALLNEVDISETPSSSKGGVECLMTNLSTKITAIITEDEKLSKSSKSPKRRDKIAVRSRSKSKPRIVNVQRVRSPSKSTVALANSMKTRCRSEHEQHAWQTDKLAQKQQLEEKRQRMIAKIRDNAKSSLPSGSRHKHIVRGKISNNLKRGTQHSTARNMRSTAKYQVSKYTTKVNKNVNKSAEINAQKEHKLQDLANEQNPVITSENTDPSSMNHENNNGKSLEDHATKQSHKNTCDIKNNLIENNEESESCKNSLPKDQEDSKGKLGVKEIAEKGCSVKDNIAREKAGETLKEDDNAKNLEREKNSTEKHVVAHETAESNKAKQNARNQTEDKTTKLRFANRVDETHSMKIMRHKVDQVKRDLFSDDENDHRAHSSASARNEKTKRIAETKIEKPESVEVPSAVEDVDTNALENPKEELSTVLQCLQLVPAQKNEQTHSEEDQTEKQNQQEQTEHEIGKEIGYGLQQTANNYKAEYHFVYDDTVPTRKRRRRYSGHELQIEINYADLSDPNPTESIKVLKATEYEEIFNLPPKSRKRTMNKKPSTKNEKGCETHRADTGTFTLKDTAKPLATSSPVNESPKAKMKKTVAKTTTNRSDDDAQADTKQKQKLDKHQEKDATVKHRTRKLSETKEIKPIEKKCRTDPQTLLSNVLDKVGLDEFLATVHGPE; this is encoded by the exons ATGGAAGCGTTATTGCCCTCCGAAGTAGCGCGTTTAGTTCTTG GTTACTTGGAGGATCAGAAGTGTACTGAAGCAGCGAAAATGTTTTTGGAAACATCTCCTCATTTGCAGGAATGTCGCATGGTACTTTCTCTTGGAAAGAGATTCAGTACCAAAGTCAGTGGGGTAACATTAATGGACATTATTGAAAAGTTTTCTGCCATTAGCACTATGA TTCAAGAGCGGCTGAACAAGGCCACGGACTGCGAGCAACTGAAGCACTGTGGAGACTTAATAGAGCAGCTCAAGTTTCTCGTCGAGGAACCACGTGGCCAGCGATTCGTCGTAAACATTAATGTGCCTTCACAG AGCAGCACGCAAACGTCAAATGGCTCTCCAATTATTGCAAGCAGTATGCGCAAAAGGCGGCACAGCAATAGCGAACGGATGAAGCGCGCTGTTAGCAAATCTCAATCGAGTGGATCGCAACAGTCGAACATAATGAGTCCAC CAAGCTGTCACAATCTCGAGACGACGCCATTGGAGAGTCTACCCGGGAATAACGATCCACTAAAGCAATTGGAGTGTAATATTGACGCGGTTGAGAAGACGGACGACAATGTCGCACAGGAATCTTATAAGCCGTGTAATTCCGAGAATAATAGCGGTGCTAACAACGCTGCCGTGCGTAACGGGAGCAGTAGTGCTCGAATGAGTTTAG ACGATGTCTTGAGTGTGCCAAGCTGCGAAGTGGACGTCGATGACAAGAGAAAGGAGGAATGTTGTGTACCCAGTACGACGCCGAAGCAATATACCGCAGCCACGAGCACGGAAGAATTGTTGACTTTCTCCAGTACAGAGGTCCAAACCATTCCTTACGAAATACCCGAGTCGGAGTCGGAATCTAACGACGAGCCTATTGAGAATCTCAGT ATATTAACGAAAGAAATCTTGAATCGTACAGACTTACAAGAGTGTATTGCGGAGAATATCAACAAGGCGATCATTCCTACAGAACTATCTCTCAGAGACGAGAACTTGAATGAGTCGCTGGGCATAGAAGGCAATACCTCGATTATGGCCGAATTGAATAACGCCATTAAATCGATCGTCGAAGCGACGGAATCCGATCCAGTGTTTGAGAAGTTTCTCAATGACATCATCGGCCCACATGAAACCGACACGAGTCCGGAGGAGGACGGCGAGGGCAAGCTTAGTCCGAAGTCCCTCACCGA AGTACAAGAGAAGCAACCGGAGCCGGGTTTGAGCAATATTAACTCACCGGAGCCGATGACGGCAGACGTCCGAGTACCCACGGAGAGCGGAAGTACGCCGGACGTGCCTTTGAAACACAGGCTTCGCAGCTCGTCCAGGCAGCAGTACAACAGAATCGAGGATGAGATCGATAAAGCGAAGGATCAAGAGAGGGAACAGATTGCCTTGGAGGATCAAAACGCCGCTGCGGTGTTGAGCATCATAAATGCCAATATTATCAATGCGCCTGACGGAGACAAGAAGATCCTCGAGGGCGCGAAAGAACCGACGGTGACGAATAACGATAACGGACAAGAGAACAACGTACAAGTGACGGTACCTGCGCCAACTAAAAATGATGCGTCTCTAAAGCCGTTGGAGCCGCCTGACGCAAAGAGCACGGATAACGTTGCGCTGTCCGCAAGCAGCAACGTTGTGGAGCCTAAAGCGAGAAAGTCGACGGTGAAACGACCGAGACCTAGAAAGCCGAAGCACGATTCGGCGACTAGCGGCAACGAGCAGGCGCCGATGACGGAGCACGAAATCATGGCCATGCCGACGTTGATAGTGTGCTCGAAGGATGAAGTAAATAACCTTTTGATAAATCACACGTCGGCGTCCACCTCGCGCTTCATTCCGATCGCGCCGAAGGACCCGCACAGAATCCAGAAGTCTGTTGAGACTCTTTACCTGAAAACGGTAAATGTGGCGCACAAGATGCCGATAGTCAGGACACTGCCGCCGTTGACGGAGGAAACGAGTGCTTCTGCGGGCCACGCGCAGTTGCAAAACGCCAGAATGAGCAAGCCGTTGAAGACTGCGCAGGAAATCGACACGAGCTCGTTGTTCCGGCCACCGTTGTTCACCAATTCGTCCGCTCAGAAGCAGAAGACTCCCATGAAGGATCGTCAGTCCTACAACATCCCCATAGCCACAAGGAGCCCGGCGCCCAAGCTCATGGGCGGTTGGGATAAATGTAACGGCGTTGGCGTCATTATAGGTGACGTATCTCCTCATGGAAGTACCAGCGCGTCCTGCTCTTCGTCCGATGACAAAATCATACAACCGTCCAGAACGTTAGCAGCAAGTTGGGATGCCGATTTGCGCAAAAGCATCGAATTGAACAAGCAAGAGCCGACGGAGACGAAAAGGTCCGCGAAGAGGAAGCTTTGCTCGAAAGAGAAAACCGAGGGATTACACAAGAAAGTCAAGTACAATTCGCGATCAACCAAGAACAGGAACGGGAGAAAAACGTGCGAGGCGAACAAGGAACCCATCAGTTCAACTCACGATACAAATATCAACAATCCAGAAGAGAATCCTCGAGTGAGCATGAAAATTACGGTGAAAAGAAGTCAGTGTCTCGCTGACTTACCAGTGAAACCTGCAGCAGAGTCACGAAACAGCGAGCAGAATGCGAGAAACATCATTAAAGCTGTTTACTTCGCTGCGAATAAATCTGAAAAGATTTCGGAGTCGAGCAGTATTTCCGAGAAATCGGTAAAAGTGACGGATAAtacgataataaatacaaacgCGAGTAAAAGCGCAGTCGAAAAGAAGCCTGTGAAGAAATATGCGCAGCTGAAGACGATAACGACCAATCTGCGGAAGAAATCCGACAGCGAGAAGAATACAAGAAATATAGTGGAGGACATCACACAGACATCGGAGATCTCGAGGATTTTATCTACGGACAATACGCAACACATGTTGCAATTGCCGGACATGATTAACCTGGAGACACCCAGGAAATTGGACAACACATCCGGTCCGCCGCCAACACCGAGGGTACTGAGCCCTGGCAGTAACGTGATTACGCCGTTTATCAAGGCGTTCAGCGAGGACTCCAACAGGATACGCAGCTTCATCGCCACGCCAGAATTTCCGATAACCCCGTGCATAGCTATAAGCCCGAAAGAGGAGACGACTAGGGACATACTAAAGAGAGGAGAATACAGTTCTCCGTACTACAAGCCCGAGTCCGAACAAGCTCAGAATTGCGAGAAGGTGCCTAAATCGAAAACCGATGATCCGCAGGAGTCACCGATCATATCTTCGTCGCACATACAATTGCAGTCAACGCACAACGCTCTCGCCTCTTGCAACGCTTATCAGACATCCACCTCGAAGCTGGAGATTACGCAGTTCGAAGTGATCAAGGAGAATCTGCCGAAGGAAGAAGCCATCAGGGAGTTGAAAATCGCGTCCACTCCCAAGGACTCGGCGAGTGCGACGGAGGTCAATACTCCTACCGATATCGATCATCACATGGATCTGATACAGATTAACGAGTCTAAAAGCGTGAACGAGCATCGCGAGATGATTGACGATAATTATGCTGCCGATTCTCACAACGATTCACACAATGATTCTGTCAATGACGGAACCGTGGACAGCAACAGCTCATCGTCATCTGATTCAtcgtcttcctcctcgtcctcttcctcatcctcttcgtcgtcgtcttcgtccaGTAGCTCGAAAACGTCGGTGTCGTGTTCGCCTAACGGGAAATATAATGACAAGGCGCCAAGTAAAGCGAGCGTAGATACTAGTAGCGACTGCGCGGAGAAGAGCGTCGATGCGCTAAAGAATGCAAACGTAGGAGCGAACGATGCAACTGCGATCGCACCGTCTGACGCGTACTGCAAGAACAACGACGCTGTTTTCGTGATCAAGAGGGACTCGTCGTCGAGGAAGGTGTTTGCGATCGCGAAAACCGATGATGAAATTGGGGCCACGCTGAAGGAGACTCCCGTCAAGGATGAGGCACTGTTGAACGAAGTTGACATCTCGGAAACACCCAGCAGCTCTAAAGGTGGAGTGGAGTGTTTGATGACGAATTTGTCGACGAAAATAACGGCGATTATAACGGAAGACGAGAAACTGTCGAAATCCAGTAAATCGCCAAAGCGGAGAGATAAGATTGCTGTCAGGTCACGATCAAAATCGAAGCCGAGGATAGTGAATGTACAACGCGTCCGGTCGCCGTCGAAGAGTACCGTCGCGCTTGCAAATTCGATGAAAACCAGATGTCGGTCGGAGCATGAACAGCACGCGTGGCAAACCGACAAGCTCGCGCAAAAGCAGCAGCTCGAGGAAAAGAGGCAGCGCATGATCGCAAAAATCCGAGACAACGCGAAATCGAGCCTTCCTAGCGGATCAAGGCACAAGCACATTGTACGGGGAAAGATTTCCAATAATCTGAAGAGAGGCACTCAGCATAGTACAGCACGAAATATGCGATCAACCGCAAAGTATCAAGTATCGAAGTATACCACAAAAGTCAATAAAAACGTTAATAAAAGTGCTGAGATAAATGCACAAAAGGAACATAAATTGCAGGATCTCGCAAATGAACAGAACCCGGTTATCACATCAGAGAACACTGATCCCAGCTCAATGAATCATGAAAACAATAATGGCAAATCGCTCGAAGATCATGCAACGAAACAATCGCACAAGAACACCTgcgacataaaaaataatttaattgagaaTAACGAGGAGAGCGAATCGTGCAAGAATTCCTTGCCAAAGGATCAAGAAGATTCAAAAGGAAAATTAGGCGTTAAGGAAATCGCGGAGAAGGGTTGCAGTGTTAAAGATAACATTGCCAGAGAAAAAGCAGGAGAGACGCTCAAAGAGGACGATAACGCAAAGAACctggaaagggagaaaaattCTACCGAGAAGCACGTAGTCGCACACGAAACTGCAGAATCGAACAAAGCAAAGCAGAACGCACGCAATCAGACGGAAGATAAAACAACCAAACTGAGATTCGCGAATCGCGTCGACGAGACGCAttcaatgaaaataatgaGACACAAGGTGGATCAAGTGAAGCGAGACTTGTTCAGCGACGACGAAAACGATCACCGTGCGCATTCGTCCGCGAGCGCGAGAAATGAGAAAACTAAGAGAATCGCCGAGACGAAAATTGAAAAGCCGGAATCTGTCGAAGTTCCAAGCGCAGTCGAGGACGTTGATACTAACGCTCTCGAGAATCCTAAAGAGGAGTTGTCGACTGTTCTCCAGTGTCTGCAATTAGTACCGGCGCAGAAAAACGAACAAACGCATAGTGAGGAGGACCAAACTGAGAAGCAGAATCAGCAGGAGCAAACTGAACACGAAATTGGAAAAGAAATCGGTTATGGGCTGCAACAGACGGCCAACAATTACAAAGCCGAGTATCATTTTGTGTACGACGATACGGTGCCGACGAGGAAGAGGCGGAGGAGATATAGCGGACACGAGCTACAGATCGAAATCAATTATGCCGATCTGTCCGATCCGAATCCGACTGAGAGCATAAAAGTGTTGAAAGCCACCGAATACgaggaaatatttaatctgCCGCCGAAATCGAGGAAACGGACGATGAACAAGAAACCGTCTACCAAGAATGAGAAAGGTTGCGAGACGCACAGAGCGGACACTGGCACGTTCACTTTAAAAGACACTGCAAAACCTTTGGCCACGTCGTCTCCAGTAAACGAGTCGCCGAAGGCTAAAATGAAGAAGACCGTCGCAAAGACTACGACAAACAgaagcgacgacgacgcgcaaGCTGACACCAAGCAAAAGCAAAAACTCGACAAGCATCAGGAAAAAG ATGCCACTGTCAAGCATCGAACGAGaaaattatcagaaacaaaagaaataaaaccg ATTGAGAAAAAGTGCAGAACCGATCCGCAAACATTACTCAGCAATGTTTTGGACAAAGTCGGTTTGGATGAATTCTTGGCTACTGTTCATGGACCTGAATAA